The genomic interval ACTTCCTTGCCCTGCGAGCGGGTGAAGTCGCCGGTCTGGCTGCGGACGATCTCGATATTGTCGTGGCCTTCGATGGCGTTGCGGAAGCCGGTGGCGCGGTCGATCGCCGGCGAGGAGCCGGTCGTGCCCTGGAGTTCCACAACGCGGCAATCCTTGTCGCCGACCTCTTCGACCAGCCAGCCGCCGGCCACTTCGCCCTCATGCACGAGGTTGGAGCCGACCGCCGTCAGATAGAGATCGTCGGAGCTGTCGACCTGGCGGTCGAGCAGGACGACCGGAATGTCGGCATCCTTGGCTTCTTCCAGCGCGCTGTCCCAACCGGTGGCGACGACCGGGGCGAGCAGGATGGCGTCAACGCCCTGGGCCACGAAGGCGCGGATGGCGGCGATCTGGTTTTCCTGCTTCTGCTGGGCATCGGAGAATTTCAGGTCGATGCCGCGCTCTTCGGCCTGCTGCTTGGTGAGCGTGGTTTCCGCTGCGCGCCAGCCCGATTCGGAGCCGATCTGCGAAAAGCCGACGGTCTGGGCCGAGGCGGCGGCTGCCGTCATGGTGATGGCGGCGACGGTTGTAAGCAATAGAGACTTCATCTGTTATGTCCTCCCGTTAACAGAACGCGGCAAGGCTTTGCCGCAGACGCCGGCGGCGCTTTCGAGCCACCCGGCAATACGCCGAGACATTCCGCACGGCCGGGGGCATGTCCTCCCGCCACGACCGTTGCGTCTTGCGGCAACCGGCAGGTTTCCCGGCCAAGCTTCCCGCAAAAAATGTCCTTGCGATGAGGGGAGTGTTGCAATTTACCGCTATAGGGACAAATGAATAATCGTGTTTCTGATATAGCAGAAATGGTATGGATATGACGTCAGACGGCGATCGATACAGCGGACAGGACGAATTCATCCGGCGCGGACTGCGGTTTTCGCAGATGCGTCTGATCGCGCTGCTCGACCGCAAGGGCCAGATTTCATCGGCCGCCGCTCAGCTCGGCATGACCCAGTCGGCGGCCTCCCGGCTCCTGTCGGAACTGGAGCACACGGTCGGCGCCAAGCTCTATGAACGCCACGGCCGCGGCGTCGAACTGACAGAGGCGGGTCAGGCGATGGCCGAGCAGGCGCTGGTGATCCTCAACCAGCTCGATTACGCCCATCGCGAGATCGCGCAGATCGTCGAGGGCGCGCGCGGGCTGGTGCGCATGGGCGCGGTGACCGGCCCCTCGCTGCAACTGATCATGCCGGTGATCCGGCAGCTCAGGAGAGATTTTCCCGAGATCGAGGTTTCGGTGCAGGTCGATACCTCGGACAAGCTCGCCGAGGCGCTGTTTTCCCACGCCGTCGATTTCTACATCGGCCGCCTGCCGGAGGATATGGACGCGAAATCCGTGACCATGCGGCCGCTGGGCGTCGAACCGGTGACCATGATCGCGGGCGTGCACCATCCGCTCTCCGGCCGGGAGACGATCTCGATCGGCGAGTGCCTGGACTATGACTGGGTGATGCAGCCGGTCGGCACGCCGTTGCGTCGCTCGGTTGAGGCGCATCTGATGGCGAACGGCTTCCAGCTTCCCCGCCATGTTCTGGTCACCACATCGCCGCTGCTCTCGCTCGCCATGATCGCGGAGACCGACGCGGTGACGCCGGTCGCCCGGCCGGTGGCGGATTTCTTTCATGCCGGCGGCAAGCTCGGCGCGGCGATCTGCCAACTGCCCGTGCGCGAGGCCATCGATGTCAGCGCCTATTCGATCATCCAGCGCGTGTCGGCGCTGCAGCCGCCGCCGGTCAAGCGCGTGCTGGCGCTGATCGAACGTGAGATCGCGCTCCACCCCGACCAGTTTCCCGAAAGCGGCGGGCGGCGTCTGCAGAATTGATCTTAGTCAATGCCGCACTCCGGCAGGACGGGCAGATTGAAGCCATAAGTTCTGCACAGAGGAGCAAGACGTCATGTTTACGAAGATCATTGTTCCTGTCGATATTTCGACCCTCGACAAGGGCGCCGATATCTTCAGGAAAGCCGCCAGCCTTCTGGACGAGGGCGGGAAGATCATTCTCCTCCATGTGGTGGAGGAAGTGCCCTCTTACCTCGCGATCGACATGCCGGCCGATCTCATCGCCAATGCCACGGACGAGGCGCAGGACAAACTCGTGAAGCTGCGCGACGACACCGGCATCGATGCCGAGATCGAATTGCGCAGCGGCCCGCCGGCGCGCGAAATTCTTGCCTGCGCCAAAGAGCGGGGCGCCGACCTGATCATCATCGCCTCGCATCGGCCGGATTTCTCGAACTATCTGTTGGGATCGACCGCCGACAGGGTCGTGCGTCACGCCGTCTGTTCGGTGCTGGTGCGCAGATAAACACAAATGGTGAGGGCATTCCGCCGTCAGGCAGGAATAGCCGAGGAGAACATTATGGACGTCGCACATTACAAGGCCGTGCTAGAAACGCGCCAGGCCGAAATCCTGAAACGGCTGCACCGGATCGACGATGACCTCGGCCGCACCCGCGATCCCGACAGCGCGGAACGGGCGACCGAAGCCGAGAATGACGAGGTGCTGGAGGAGTTCGGCCATGTCGGTTCGGACGAACTCAAGGCGCTTGAAGCCGCCCTGCAGCGCATCGAGGCAGGTACTTACGGCAAATGCGTGAAGTGCGGCAAGCCGATCTCCGAGGAACGTCTGGACGTCGTGCCGCAGACGCCATTCTGCAAGAAATGCGCCGCTTCTCTTTGATCTGGCGGATGGGCGGAGGCTGATTGGCCTGAAGGGCACAGCCTTCGACCCGCTTCAAAAGGAAGGCCGGTCATGGCAACGAACCAGCTTCATCGCGGTCGTCTGATTGACCACGTTCAGCTCGTGGTGCCCGATTTCAAGGCCAGCGAAACCTTCTACAAGGCGGTCATGTCGGTGCTCGATATACCGGTTTTCGTCATGGGCGATGATTACCTCATGGCAGACGAACTGGTCGTATCGTCCGTTGGCAGCGCGACCGCTTCGGGTCAACTGACCGGGCGCTATCATCTCGCCTTTCAGGCGAAAGATCGCGAGACGGTCGATGCCTTCCACGAAGCAGCGCTGGCGCATGGAGGGCGTGACAATGGCGCGCCCGGCCTGCGGGCCTATCATCCGTCCTATTACGCCGCCTTCGTCCTCGACCCCGATGGCAACAATATCGAGGCCGTGTACCAGGGAGAGGCAAAACGCAGCGCGCCCTCCGTTACAATTGATTTCTAGAGCAGCGACGTTGTTATGGCGCTGCAGGCGTTCCGGTGGCCGTGATCCTGGTTCCCGCGATGACGGTTGAGAGAGCGGAAAGGTTTCCACTGGAAAGGCTTTCCAGGGAGAGGCCGGGTTCGCTGTCGATGCTCAGGGTCCAGCTGCCTTCCGGTTTGGGGAAGGCCCGGAT from Martelella mediterranea DSM 17316 carries:
- the ytfQ gene encoding galactofuranose ABC transporter, galactofuranose-binding protein YtfQ, which gives rise to MKSLLLTTVAAITMTAAAASAQTVGFSQIGSESGWRAAETTLTKQQAEERGIDLKFSDAQQKQENQIAAIRAFVAQGVDAILLAPVVATGWDSALEEAKDADIPVVLLDRQVDSSDDLYLTAVGSNLVHEGEVAGGWLVEEVGDKDCRVVELQGTTGSSPAIDRATGFRNAIEGHDNIEIVRSQTGDFTRSQGKEVMESFLQAENGGADICALYAHNDDMAVGAIQAIKEAGLKPGSDILIVAIDAVPDYFQAMAAGEANATVELTPNMAGPAFDALEAYWADGTMPPKFIQTESKLYTQADDPAGEAERRKSLGY
- a CDS encoding universal stress protein, whose protein sequence is MFTKIIVPVDISTLDKGADIFRKAASLLDEGGKIILLHVVEEVPSYLAIDMPADLIANATDEAQDKLVKLRDDTGIDAEIELRSGPPAREILACAKERGADLIIIASHRPDFSNYLLGSTADRVVRHAVCSVLVRR
- a CDS encoding LysR substrate-binding domain-containing protein, which encodes MDMTSDGDRYSGQDEFIRRGLRFSQMRLIALLDRKGQISSAAAQLGMTQSAASRLLSELEHTVGAKLYERHGRGVELTEAGQAMAEQALVILNQLDYAHREIAQIVEGARGLVRMGAVTGPSLQLIMPVIRQLRRDFPEIEVSVQVDTSDKLAEALFSHAVDFYIGRLPEDMDAKSVTMRPLGVEPVTMIAGVHHPLSGRETISIGECLDYDWVMQPVGTPLRRSVEAHLMANGFQLPRHVLVTTSPLLSLAMIAETDAVTPVARPVADFFHAGGKLGAAICQLPVREAIDVSAYSIIQRVSALQPPPVKRVLALIEREIALHPDQFPESGGRRLQN
- a CDS encoding TraR/DksA family transcriptional regulator; amino-acid sequence: MDVAHYKAVLETRQAEILKRLHRIDDDLGRTRDPDSAERATEAENDEVLEEFGHVGSDELKALEAALQRIEAGTYGKCVKCGKPISEERLDVVPQTPFCKKCAASL
- a CDS encoding VOC family protein; this translates as MATNQLHRGRLIDHVQLVVPDFKASETFYKAVMSVLDIPVFVMGDDYLMADELVVSSVGSATASGQLTGRYHLAFQAKDRETVDAFHEAALAHGGRDNGAPGLRAYHPSYYAAFVLDPDGNNIEAVYQGEAKRSAPSVTIDF